The Candida orthopsilosis Co 90-125, chromosome 7 draft sequence genome has a window encoding:
- a CDS encoding Rkm1 protein (S. cerevisiae homolog RKM1 has protein-lysine N-methyltransferase activity, has role in peptidyl-lysine dimethylation and localizes to cytoplasm, nucleus), which produces MEKIHSLLQWATDNGADVSKNIEFKEIKPGYYGAISVSNDKASIKISRELVITCDKATALFKDAYKEANHSSLLKVYLCYLQTQGSFYKPYLDLLPSLQAIDSPYTWSAQDKAYLKGTNLGNSLRENIASLVEGWWSAVNIIPKEVPKPESHFINLKFYYENKFYTDDDYYNYFNEVDINNWTSFPNYLWASLILKSRAFPAYIIDPSLPKNEPMLLPVVDLLNHNPKAKAEWCCVDGEFLFQSDGVSKGEEIFNNYGQKGNEELLLAYGFAIENNTADSAALKIKIPEPRMEVIKDLGIELPSIYDYTNSVVEQAPSVVETHSDSVLFYINQEQIPKSLIQLFQALVQNQWEFGFTLRMQLAGLNHLRAAFETKKKLMNLNIPNDSIKHKYIRWYTESQNAIFTSAIKIVKRQEKQLLGEFKSDLISLKSVYKKDIKFQQSLLFLGFSSYESVLESEFQDQCWLLWLIRCYNKNHYNDENLSQWIHDLFVHLRKVTDISAQEVLNFKPIHDAILPDLAKAVPEIYGVGDWSVAELIIASKLLDLISFTRGKEQECILVHQNYKT; this is translated from the coding sequence ATGGAGAAGATTCATAGTTTGCTTCAATGGGCTACTGACAATGGTGCCGATGTTTCTAAGAATATAGAATTCAAGGAAATAAAGCCCGGTTACTATGGAGCTATTCTGGTGTCCAACGACAAAGCCTCAATAAAAATTTCCAGAGAGTTGGTCATCACATGTGACAAGGCCACCGCCTTATTTAAGGATGCATATAAAGAGGCAAACCATAGCTCATTATTGAAGGTCTATCTTTGTTATTTGCAAACTCAAGGAAGTTTTTACAAGCCATATTTGGATTTACTTCCCTCACTTCAAGCAATTGATTCCCCATACACCTGGTCAGCTCAAGATAAGGCTTACCTTAAAGGAACAAACTTGGGTAACTCTTTAAGGGAAAACATAGCTTCCTTGGTTGAAGGGTGGTGGAGTGCAGTTAATATTATACCCAAAGAGGTACCAAAACCAGAGCTGCACTTTATAAACCTCAAATTTTATTATGAAAACAAGTTTTATACTGATGATGACTATTACAATTACTTCAACGAGGTAGACATCAACAACTGGACCAGTTTTCCGAATTACCTTTGGGCATCACTCATTCTCAAAAGTAGAGCATTCCCCGCGTACATTATCGACCCAAGCTTACCTAAAAATGAACCAATGTTGTTACCcgttgttgatttgttgaaccaTAATCCAAAAGCAAAGGCTGAATGGTGCTGTGTAGATGGTGagtttcttttccaatcaGACGGTGTCTCAAAAGGTGAAGAGATTTTCAATAACTATGGCCAAAAAGGAAATGAggagttgttgttggctTATGGGTTTGCAATTGAGAATAACACCGCTGACTCTGCTGCATTAAAGATAAAGATTCCAGAACCTCGAATGGAGGTGATTAAGGACTTGGGTATTGAATTACCATCGATTTATGATTACACAAATTCTGTGGTCGAGCAAGCCCCAAGCGTAGTAGAAACACATAGCGATAGTGTGCTTTTCTACATAAATCAAGAgcaaattccaaaaagCTTGATTCAGTTGTTTCAAGCCCTCGTGCAGAACCAATGGGAATTTGGCTTTACATTGCGTATGCAATTAGCTGGATTAAACCATCTCAGAGCTGCATTTGAAAccaagaagaagttgatgaatttaaatATCCCTAATGACTCAATTAAACACAAATACATTCGTTGGTACACTGAATCACAAAATGCAATTTTCACTTCAGCAATCAAGATCGTCAAGAGGCAAGAGAAACAACTTCTTGGGGAATTCAAATCCGActtgatttcattgaaaagtGTATACAAAAAGGACATCAAATTCCAACAGTCGCTACTTTTCCTCGGATTTAGTTCATATGAATCAGTGTTGGAATCTGAATTTCAAGATCAATGTTGGTTGCTATGGTTGATCCGCTGTTATAACAAGAACCATTACAATGACGAAAACCTATCACAATGGATCCATGATTTATTTGTTCATCTCAGAAAGGTTACTGATATATCAGCACAAGAAGTACTAAACTTTAAGCCCATTCATGATGCGATACTCCCTGACTTAGCTAAAGCGGTACCAGAAATTTACGGAGTTGGCGATTGGTCAGTGGCTGAACTCATAATTGCCAGCAAACTACTAGACTTGATCTCCTTCACACGCGGTAAAGAGCAAGAGTGTATTCTCGTACATCAAAATTACAAAACATAA
- a CDS encoding Sco1 copper transporter, whose translation MMLRGTLRQSRLTRTTHLPIVRLFSSSPLKFQEIPKSKPQEEPKSDGEPKRRPLSRVAIGGSKDSLKQFNKGSGLEFATWKAVVILLVFGGIGTYFFQKEKARLQHHREMEQNRKVGTPLIGGPFNLVDTNGNSFTEKNLVDPKGKKFSILYFGFTHCPDVCPEELDKLGDMLEILKKNNVEIQPIFITCDPNRDTPKVVDAYLKDFHPDIIGLTGEYEEVKNACKKYRVYFSTPPDVKPGQDYLVDHSIFFYVLDPEGNFVDVIGREALAPESALKITELSEAYIPKSEREAKQNGLLGFLYK comes from the coding sequence ATGATGTTAAGAGGTACCCTCAGACAAAGCAGGTTGACCAGAACTACACACTTGCCAATAGTGAGGCTCTTTTCATCCTCACCCCTtaaatttcaagaaattccTAAATCAAAGCCTCAAGAAGAGCCTAAATCAGATGGAGAACCTAAAAGAAGACCCTTGAGTAGAGTTGCAATTGGTGGGTCAAAAGATTCCTTAAAACAGTTCAACAAAGGCAGTGGTTTAGAATTTGCAACCTGGAAAGCTGTGGTGATCCTTCTCGTATTTGGTGGTATTGGTACAtactttttccaaaaggaaaaagcCAGGCTACAACATCACAGGGAAATGGAACAAAATAGAAAGGTTGGGACTCCATTAATCGGTGGACCATTTAACTTGGTTGACACAAACGGAAATTCTTTTACTGAAAAGAACCTTGTTGACCCTAAGGGAAAGAAGTTTTCTATATTATATTTTGGGTTCACTCATTGTCCTGATGTATGCCCTGAAGAGCTTGACAAATTAGGTGACATGTTGGAAATTCtcaaaaagaacaatgttgaaattcaGCCAATTTTCATCACATGTGATCCTAACAGAGACACCCctaaagttgttgatgcttACTTGAAGGACTTCCATCCAGATATTATTGGGTTGACAGGAGAATATGAAGAGGTAAAGAATGCTTGTAAAAAGTACAGGGTCTACTTTTCAACACCACCAGATGTCAAACCTGGTCAAGACTACCTAGTCGATCATTCAATATTCTTTTACGTCTTGGATCCAGAAGGAAACTTTGTCGATGTTATTGGAAGAGAAGCGTTGGCTCCAGAAAGTGCCTTGAAGATTACCGAGTTATCCGAAGCATATATTCCAAAATCAGAGAGAGAggcaaaacaaaatggaTTGTTGGGATTCCTTTATAAATAA
- a CDS encoding Cbp1 corticosteroid binding protein, producing MIKSVKVAIIGAGVSGLKAAETLLSSAKIDKNDIAILEAQDHIGGRLQNTKVEESKLGITYALGALWYHDTLINTPLRDLQEKGLIEEGDVYYDDKDALTYTEDGLLDVSGLKLNRVMEETTQFFPLFFGDEQQDLSCDAAVTEYVKQHEAYLTGEQKEYLNRAMRLLEIWHGISSVEASGRMALLKHTGRNLLNKKGFTFLIDTLKKEITDSCILLDQPVKSIIQHKLSRKAITVETKKGLTVETDYLIVTVPLSILKLNSDDEYGITWNPPLPKPVKGIIDNLGFAALGKAFFEFEHIWWDNQQEHFQILPKKVEPSEVDHPFNDLPPSFTFPALVVNYAKLYPGNRGGSLAILTPSPLSNYLESHPDESWTYFRPMLEKIAVKVTEDPINTLITDWTINPYIRGSYTAVAAETADVALLNAMKLKVSGLEYSRVRFAGEHTVTEGTGCVHGAYDSGVREANWVLNAMRDLTLKS from the coding sequence ATGATTAAATCAGTTAAGGTTGCTATTATTGGCGCAGGAGTGTCAGGTTTGAAAGCTGCTGAGACATTGTTGTCATCAGCAAAAATTGACAAGAACGATATTGCCATTCTCGAAGCTCAGGATCATATTGGAGGTCGTCTTCAAAACACCAAAGTAGAAGAATCCAAACTTGGAATCACCTATGCTCTTGGAGCTTTGTGGTATCATGACACTTTGATCAATACACCGTTACGTGACTTGCAAGAAAAGGGGTTGATCGAGGAAGGAGATGTTTACTATGATGATAAGGATGCACTAACATACACAGAAGACGGTCTTTTAGATGTTTCAGGGTTGAAGTTGAACAGGGTTATGGAGGAGACTACTCAATTCTTTCCATTATTTTTTGGCGATGAACAACAAGACCTCTCTTGTGATGCAGCGGTCACTGAATATGTCAAACAACATGAAGCATATCTCACAGGGGAACAGAAAGAGTACCTCAACAGAGCTATGAGacttttggaaatttggCACGGAATCTCCTCGGTTGAAGCTAGTGGTCGCATGGCTCTTTTGAAACACACTGGACGTAATTTGCTCAATAAAAAAGGATTTACGTTTCTTATCGATactttgaagaaggaaataACAGACTCATGTATTCTTTTGGACCAACCAGTGAAGTCCATTATTCAACACAAGCTTTCCAGAAAGGCGATTACAGTTGAGACAAAGAAAGGATTGACTGTCGAAACTGATTATTTAATTGTCACAGTTCCTTTGtcgattttgaaattgaattcagatgatgaatatggGATCACATGGAATCCACCATTACCCAAGCCAGTTAAAGGGATAATTGACAACTTAGGATTTGCAGCATTGGGAAAGGCGTTTTTCGAGTTTGAACACATTTGGTGGgacaatcaacaagaacattttcaaattcttccaaAAAAAGTGGAGCCATCAGAAGTAGACCACCCATTCAATGACTTACCACCTTCATTTACATTTCCAGCACTTGTGGTAAATTACGCAAAATTGTACCCTGGTAATCGTGGTGGTAGTTTGGCAATCCTTACCCCTTCTCCATTATCCAACTATCTTGAGTCTCATCCAGACGAATCTTGGACTTATTTTAGGCCAATGCTTGAAAAGATTGCAGTAAAAGTCACTGAGGACCCCATCAACACTCTTATTACAGACTGGACAATAAACCCCTACATCAGAGGTTCATACACTGCTGTTGCAGCAGAAACTGCCGATGTAGCACTTTTGAATGCAATGAAACTCAAAGTTCTGGGGCTTGAATACAGTAGGGTTAGGTTTGCAGGAGAGCATACCGTAACTGAGGGCACTGGATGTGTTCACGGTGCCTATGACAGCGGGGTTAGAGAGGCAAATTGGGTTTTGAATGCAATGAGGGACCTCACATTGAAGTCGTGA